AAAGGTATACACCCGTGCGGTAAGGGTTGGTGAACGGTGGGAGAGCCTCGTTCACCTCGGTGTGACCAGTGCCGGAATTGGTATGGGGTTCGACCAATAAGCGTGACCTGGGGGTCGACCGGGGCCGTCGGGCGGTCCGGGGTGCCCCCGGGCTCTGGTCGCCTGGTGAGTGCATCTGCTTGAATGATGCTCATTCTGAGCAGCTTCACGCATTGGTGTCTCCCTTTCGTGCAAGGAGTGCGCATGGCCCCGTCCCGTACCGCCGCCGAGATCGCCACCCAGCCCGCCGTCTGGCGCGAAGCGCTCCGCACCCTGCCCCGGCACGCGCCCGCCCTGCCCCGGCGCGGCGAACGGGTCGCGGTGATCGGCTGCGGCACCTCCTGGTTCATGGCCCAGGCGTACGCGGACCTGCGCGAGGCCGGCGGGCACGGCGAGACCGACGCCTTCGCCGCCTCCCGCTTCCCCTTCGCCCGCCGCTACGACCGGGTCGTCGCCCTCACCCGCTCCGGCACCACCAGCGAGGTCCTCGCGGTCCTCGACCGCCTCGACGGAACCGTCGCCACCGGCGCGATCACCGCCGACCCCACCACGCCGGTGATGCGTGCCGCCGACGCCGTCGCCGTCCTCGACTTCGCCGACGAGGAGTCGGTCGTCCAGACCCGCTTCGCCACCACCGCCCTCGCCCTCCTCCGCGCCCACCTGGAGGCCGAGAACGCCCTCCCCGAGGGCGTCGGCTCCGTCGCCCGGGCCGCCGACGACGCCGAACTCGCCCTCGTCCGGCCGCTGGAGGACGCCGTGCGGGACGCCGAGCAGTTCACCTTCCTCGGCAGCGGCTGGACCTACGGGCTCGCCCAGGAGGCCGGGCTCAAGATGCGCGAGGCGGCCGGCGCGTGGACGGAGGCGTACCCGGCGATGGAGTACCGCCACGGCCCCATCAGCATCACCGGGCCCGGCCGGGTCGCCTGGAGCTTCGGTCCCCTGCCCGGCGGTCTCGCCGAGGAGATCCGCGCGGTCGGCGGCACCCTCGTCGCCGGCGGCCTCGACCCGCTCGCCGAACTCGTCCTGGCCCAGCGGCTCGCCGTCGCGGTCGCCGAGTCCCGCGGCCTCGACCCGGACCGCCCGCGCAACCTCACCCGCTCCGTCGTCCTCGCGGACGCCGGCGCCTGAGCCGCACCGCCCCCCTTCCCGTCCCGGAGTACGGAGCAGGACCATGCCACTGACCCAGACCCACGAGATCGTCCGGCGGGCCCGTGCCGCCGGTGCCGGTGTGGGCGCCTTCAACGTCCTCCAGCTGGAGCACGCGCAGGCCATCGTGGCCGGCGCCGAGCGGGCCGACCGGCCCGTCGTCCTCCAGATCAGCGAGAACACCGTCCGCTACCACGGCGCCCTCGAACCCGTCGCGCTCGCCTCGCTCGCCCTCGCCCGCGCCGCCAAGACGCCGGTCGCCGTCCACCTCGACCACGCCGAGAACCCGGGCCTCGTCCACGAGGCAGTGGAACTCGGCCTGGGCTCCGTGATGTTCGACGCGGCGCGACTCCCGTACGACGAGAACGTGGCCGCCACCCGCGAGATCGTCGAGCACTGCCACCGGCACGGCGTCCGGGTCGAGGCCGAGCTCGGCGAGATCGGTGGCAAGGGCGGCGCCCACGACCCCGGCGTCCGCACCGACCCCGAGGAGGCGCGCGCCTTCGTCGCCGCCACCGGCGTCGACGCCCTCGCCGTCGCCGTCGGCAGCGTCCACCAGATGGTCACCCGGGACGCGGTCCTCGACCTCGGCCTGATCGCCCGGCTCCGCGCAGCCGTCGACGTCCCCCTCGTGCTGCACGGCTCCTCGGGTGTCCCCGACGCCCTGCTCGCCCGGGCCGTGGCCGCCGGCATGACCAAGGTGAACGTGTCCACCCACCTCAACAAGGCGTTCACCCGCGCCGTCCGCGAGCACCTCACCGCGCACCCCGCGGAGGTGGACCCGCGCCGCTACCTCACCCCGGCCCGCACGGCCGTGACCGAGGCGGTCAGCCACCTCCTGGGCCTCCTCGACCCCCGCTGATCCCCGCCCCCTCCGCCCCGGGGTCAGGGGCGCCGGTCGGGGCCGTCGCCGCGGATGACCGGGACCAGGCTGCGCAGGGCCAGGCCGGCGGCGATCAGGGTGGTCGCCGCCACGACGAGGCCGAGGACGGCGAGCGGGGAGAGGCCGCCGCCGGTGGCGGCGAGCCCGGCGCCTCCGCCGCCGACCGCGCCGGCACCGATGGGCTTTCCGTACATGAGGATTCCTTTCTTCGGCCGGGGGGCCGTCAGGTGGCGACCCAGCGTTCCTGCCGGCGCAGGGCCAGGTCGATCAGCGAGCGCACGAACACCAGCTGCCGGAAGGCGTCGTACAGCAGCTCGGGGACGAGCGGCAGGGCGAGGAGCACGGCCCTGCGGCCCGCCCGACGGACCGTCAGGGTCCGCTCCAGCACGAAGAGGAGGGTGATCGCCGTCCAGAACGGCGAGAAGCCCTGCCAGCCGTGGGTCGCGAGCGTCAGCACCGTGAAGGTGAGGAAGAGCGCGAGGGCGAGGGCGCCGACGCCCAGCATCAGCTGCTGTCCGAAGTACGGCAGCGTCACCCGGTTCAGGCCGTAGTCGCGCAGGTTCTCCAGGGCCCCGCGCTGCCAGCGCATCCGCTGGTGCCAGAGCTTGGGCAGCGTCGGCATCACCTCGGTGACGAGCCAGCAGGCGTCGGGGGAGACCGTGCGGTACCCCAGCGTCTTGACCGCCTTGGTGATCTCGTCGTCCTCGGTGAGCGAGGCCAGGCTGTAGTGGCCGTCCCCGCCGCCGATGACCCCCGCGCGGCGGGCGGCGCGGACCTCGCGCAGCACCCGGGCTCGGAAGACGGTGCCGGTGCCCGTGAGCACCACGGCCTCGTTCCCCTTGCGGTGCACCTCCAGGGCGTAGCGCTCGTACTCCATCCGCTGGAGGAGTCCGAGCAGTCCGCCGCCCTCCTCGCCGAAGAAGACGCCGCCGACCGCGCCGACGCCGTCGTCCTCCGCGAGGGTGTCGACGGCGCAGGCCACGAACCCGGGGTTCAGGACCGTGTCCGCGTCCTGGACCAGGACCAGGTCGTCCTCGCCCAGTCCGTCGAGGAGGCCGGGCAACGCCTGGTTGAGGGCGCCGGCCTTCTTGTCCCGGTTGTCCTCCGGCACGAACACCTCGGCGCCGCAGCGCTCCGCGAGCGCCGCGGTCAGGTCGGTGCAGTTGTCGGCGACCACCACGATCCGGTCCGGGACGCGCCGCTGCCGGTACAGGCCGGCGAGCGTGGCGACGAGCCGGTCCTGCTCGTTGTGCGCGGGCACCACGGCCACCACACGCATCGGTCCCTCCTCGCGTGCCGTTCGTCCTTTTCGTCCCCTCACGGTGACGTGGCCGGGTTGCGGGAGGGGTGTACGAGCGGTGCGGCTCGGTTGCGGAGCGGGCGGCGGGCGCGGAAGGGGACGGAGGTCCCGGGCCGGGGGTGGCGGAGGTCCCGGCCGCGCCGGGTCAGTCGGCCGGGTGGTAGCGGTAGCCGACGCCCCGGACGGTGGAGATGCCGGTACGGCCTCCGGTGGCGGCGGCGATCTTCCGGCGGAGCCGCAGCACGGTGTACTTCACCCGGCCCGGGTCGCCGTCCGCGTGCGCGCCCCACACCTCGCGCAGCAACTGGCCGTGGCTCAGCACCTGCTCGGGGCGGGCGGCCAGGGCGGCGAGCAGGTCGAACTCCAGCGGGCTGAGGTCGAGCGCCGTGCCCGCCACGGTGGCGGTGTGCGCGGCCCGGTCGATCACGACGCGCTCGGCCGCTGCCGTGCCGGCGGGTGCTCCGGGGCGGGGCAGCAGGCGGCGGAAACGGGCCGCGAGCCGGGGGAGGCCCTGCTCCCGGGAGAGGGCGTAGGTGACGTAGTCGTCGGCGCCGAGGCGGTAGGCGCGGGCCGCGTCGACCTCGACGTACACGGGCGCGGCGACGACGATGGGCATCCCGTGGTCGTGCGCGCGCAGCTCGGTGAGCAGCTGCCAGGGATCGGAGCGGGGCAGGTCGAGGCTGAGCAGCACACCCTGCGGCCGGCGGGCGCGCAGGGCGCGCCGGGTGGCGGGGCCGTCCGTGGTCTGGAGCACCTCGTGTCCCTGGTCGCGCAGCATCCCGCCGACGACGTCCACCACGCGCGGGTCCCGCAGCGCGAAGAGGAGCAGGGGGCGGGCGGTCGGCTGCTGCATGCCTGGACGATAGCCCCGGTCCGCGGGCCCGGCAGCTCGGCCGGTCGGGGCGTCCGGGGCGGGAGCGCGCCGGAAAGGGGGCGCCCCCGCGACCGGGGGAGGTCGCGGGGGCGCCGGGGGCCGGGGCGGCCGGTTCTGGGCGGCCGCCCCGGCGGGGGTGCGGTGCGGTCAGCGGAGGTCGAAGCGGTCCAGCTCCATGACCTTGACCCAGGCCGCGACGAAGTCCGTCACGAACTTGTCCGCGGCGTCGTCGCTCGCGTAGACCTCGGCGAGGGCGCGGAGCTCCGAGTTCGAGCCGAAGACCAGGTCGGCGCGGGTGCCGGTCCACTTGACCTCGTTGGTCGCGTCGTCGCGGCCCTCGAAGACGTTCGCGTCGCCGGAGACGGCCGACCAGGTGGTGCCCAGGTCGAGCAGGTTGACGAAGAAGTCGTTCGTCAGGGTGCCCGGCTTGTCGGTGAGGACACCGAGGGAGGTCTGCGG
The Streptomyces roseofulvus genome window above contains:
- a CDS encoding response regulator transcription factor, whose translation is MQQPTARPLLLFALRDPRVVDVVGGMLRDQGHEVLQTTDGPATRRALRARRPQGVLLSLDLPRSDPWQLLTELRAHDHGMPIVVAAPVYVEVDAARAYRLGADDYVTYALSREQGLPRLAARFRRLLPRPGAPAGTAAAERVVIDRAAHTATVAGTALDLSPLEFDLLAALAARPEQVLSHGQLLREVWGAHADGDPGRVKYTVLRLRRKIAAATGGRTGISTVRGVGYRYHPAD
- a CDS encoding glycosyltransferase family 2 protein, translating into MRVVAVVPAHNEQDRLVATLAGLYRQRRVPDRIVVVADNCTDLTAALAERCGAEVFVPEDNRDKKAGALNQALPGLLDGLGEDDLVLVQDADTVLNPGFVACAVDTLAEDDGVGAVGGVFFGEEGGGLLGLLQRMEYERYALEVHRKGNEAVVLTGTGTVFRARVLREVRAARRAGVIGGGDGHYSLASLTEDDEITKAVKTLGYRTVSPDACWLVTEVMPTLPKLWHQRMRWQRGALENLRDYGLNRVTLPYFGQQLMLGVGALALALFLTFTVLTLATHGWQGFSPFWTAITLLFVLERTLTVRRAGRRAVLLALPLVPELLYDAFRQLVFVRSLIDLALRRQERWVAT
- a CDS encoding sugar isomerase translates to MAPSRTAAEIATQPAVWREALRTLPRHAPALPRRGERVAVIGCGTSWFMAQAYADLREAGGHGETDAFAASRFPFARRYDRVVALTRSGTTSEVLAVLDRLDGTVATGAITADPTTPVMRAADAVAVLDFADEESVVQTRFATTALALLRAHLEAENALPEGVGSVARAADDAELALVRPLEDAVRDAEQFTFLGSGWTYGLAQEAGLKMREAAGAWTEAYPAMEYRHGPISITGPGRVAWSFGPLPGGLAEEIRAVGGTLVAGGLDPLAELVLAQRLAVAVAESRGLDPDRPRNLTRSVVLADAGA
- a CDS encoding class II fructose-bisphosphate aldolase — its product is MPLTQTHEIVRRARAAGAGVGAFNVLQLEHAQAIVAGAERADRPVVLQISENTVRYHGALEPVALASLALARAAKTPVAVHLDHAENPGLVHEAVELGLGSVMFDAARLPYDENVAATREIVEHCHRHGVRVEAELGEIGGKGGAHDPGVRTDPEEARAFVAATGVDALAVAVGSVHQMVTRDAVLDLGLIARLRAAVDVPLVLHGSSGVPDALLARAVAAGMTKVNVSTHLNKAFTRAVREHLTAHPAEVDPRRYLTPARTAVTEAVSHLLGLLDPR